The Brassica napus cultivar Da-Ae chromosome C1, Da-Ae, whole genome shotgun sequence DNA segment ATTGCTTGAGCCGCTTCATCAAGCTCTACTCTCGGTGCCCTTTCCATGATATCGACCATGGACTTGAACTTCTTTGGTGCCTCAGAAGTTTCTTCATCTCCACTACTAGTATCATGATTATCATTTTGAAAGAGAATAGGACTGAAAGTACCTCCAAATTGTTCCTCGGGACTAGATGCACCTTCGGTTTGTTCCTCAGGGCTGAATGCACCTTCGGTTTGTCCTTCAGGCGAGTGAGAGTCTTCCATAGACAACTCCAATGTCTTCCTCACCTCTTGTTGCCTTTTCCAATCCCACTTCTTGCTTTCTTCAAACTCGACATCTCTTGATACTTCAATCTTCTCATTCTCCAGGATGAGAACTCTATAGCCTTTGGATTGGTTGCTATATCCAACAAAGACTCCACGCTTTGCCTTGACGTCTAGCTTCCTCCTCTTTTGATCCGGGACATGTATGTAGCATATGCTACCAAACATTCTCATGTGTGACACATCTGGCTTGTGTCCACACCACTTCTCTATAGGAGTGACATCTTCTTCTATTGCCTTTGATGGCAGACGGTTTTGAAGATATGAGGCAGTGTATACCGCTTCTGCCCATAACTTGAGCGGTAAGTCTTGCTCTGCCAACATCGATCTAGCCATCTCCACTAAAGTCCTATTCATGCGCTCTGCtgcaccattttgttgtggtgaatAAGGCAAGGTGACTTGCCTATtgattccttcttcttcacagaaCCGGTTGAATTCTCGTGAAGTGAACTCACCACCTCCATCTGATCTCAGCGTCTTGATGGTACAATCCGATTGCTTCTCCACCATTGCTTTGAACTTCTTGAACAGTGAGAAAGTCTCTGATTTTGCTTCATGAAGTATACCCAACACATGTGAGTATGATCATCCAAGAATAGCAAAAAGTATCGGCTTCCATCAACAGACTGATGCTGCATCGGCCCACATACATCCGTATGTACAATCTCAAGCTTCTCTCTTGTCTTAGTTTGAGATTCCTTTGGGAAGCTTTTGCGTGATTGCTTTCCAAGTCTACACGCCTCACATGCTTCCTTCTTGACTTTAAACTTTGGTAATCCCTTTACCAAGTCTTTGTCTTGCATTTGTTGCAACCTTTTGTCGCCTACATGACCAAGTCTCTTGTGCCATGTCTCCATCTTTCCTTGCTCACTAGCGCTCATGGCTTCTTCTACCTGAGCCGATCCTGATTTGATAGGTTTTGTGAGTCATTGGGATATCCATTATCCTCCTTCCTTTTGCATCATCTATGATGCATCTCTTCTCTTGGAAACTCACCCGGTATCCGCTTGAAACAATTTGTGGAACACTCAACAAATTTTTCGCCAAACCCGGAACCAAGAATACATTTCTGATGGTCTTCTTGCCACCTTTAGTCATGACGGTAATGTCTCCTTTACCGGCTGTCATGACTGTGCTTCCATTTCCAATCTTTATTGGAACCTTGTTACTCCTATCAAGTGTTAAGAAGTAACTCTCCTCCTTTGTCATATGATTAGTTGCTCCACTGTCTACTAACCAGACATCTTCCATCACTGTTGTTGCTGCTTCGCTCGCACTGAACAACATGTGATCTTCATTTGAGTCTTCTTCGAGACTCACATGtgccttctctttcttctttgagtAGCACTGATTTGCAAAGTGGCCTAACTTGCCACAATTGTAACACTCCTTGTTACTTCTGTGATCCTTCTTTGAATCATCCTTCTTCTGTTTCCTCAGACACTCGCTCTCATTGTGGTTGTTCCTCTTGCAGAAACCACACCACTTCTTGCCTCCCTGGCGCTTTGAGTTGTCTTGTGTAACACCAGAATTTTTGTGTTTAACACGAGCATCGAATGCTCCTTCACTGGTGCTTTCTTCTCTTGCAGCCAGCCTTGCTTCATGAGCCTTCAAGATCCCGATCAATTCTGTCATCTTTGTTGAAGTCAAATCGCTTGTTTGCTCCAACACACTGACTATGCTATCGAACTTGGCTGGGAGAGAGATGAGTATCTTCTGTATAAGTTGAACATCCGACTTCTGTTCACCATGATAAGTTAGTTGATTTGCCAATTCAACTATCTTATCTGTGAAGACCTTAATGTCTTCATTCTCATACATCTTCAGATTCTCATACTCCCTTCGCaatgtttgaagtttaatcAAACGAACTTGAGGAGAGCCTTCATACTCTTCCTTCAATGCATCCCACGCCTCTTTGGATGTTGATGCTGCTGCAATCCGTGAGAAGATATGATCCGATACAGCAGTTTGCAAGATTTGCAAAGCCAATGTATCGTTCATCATCGCTTCTTCTCTAAGCGATCTTGCCCTTGCTGTTTCAGGGGTTTCATCCACTTGTGCTGGTGGGGCTGCTACGCCTTCTTCAACCACAGACCATAACTTCCTGGTCTTGAGAATGGTTACCATCTTAATGCTTCAGTCGTACTTCTCTCCATCAAATATGGGGATTACTTGATTCTTCATCGTTTCGAGTGATTCTGAAATCGTATGACAAAATCCTCTAGCCTCTTTTTCTCCACgccaagtgtttctcttactagTGCTTTGTTCTTTGTCCTCTCAAAcgtaaagctctgataccatgttaatctTTTACCAACCGCTTGTGTTACACAATGATCATAGTGTGTTACACACGAGtttgagagaaagaataagatagacgtttccggcttataaaattttctgaaaatacttttgtattattTAGATTCGGTGTTGTGTTTACAAcagatgattgatctttatatagagatcgaATCAGTACAAGTATAAGAGACACAACTCTTTATACTAAAAGACACAACATGAAGAGTTACAACTCTTtgtgtaataacataaataactaacttatgtAAATGTATTAAGGAGAGATTACATTATATAGTTTAACAAGAGAAACACTTGGCGTGGAGAAAAGGAGGCTAGAGGATCTTGTCATACGATTTCAGAAGCACACAAAACGATGAAGAATCAAGTAATCCCCATATTTGATGGAGAAAAGTACGACTTCTGGAGCATCAAGATGACAACCATTCTCAAGACCAGGAAGTTATGGTATGTGGTTGAAGAAGGTGTAGCATCCCCACCAGCACTAGTGGAAGAAACCCCTGAAACGGCAAGGGCAAGATCGCTTAGAGAAGAAGCGATGATGAACGATACATTGGCGTTGCAAATCTTGCAAACTGCTGTATCGGATCATATATTCTCACGGATTGCAGCAGCATCGACATCCAAAGAGGCGTGGGATGCATTGAAGGAAGAGTATGAAGGCTCTTCTCAAGTTCGTTTGATTAAGCTTCAAACGTTGCGAAGGGAGTACGAGAATCTGAAGATGTATGAGAATGAAGACATCAAGGTCTTCACAGATAAGATAGTTGAATTGGCAAATCAATTAACTTATCATGGTGAACAGAAGTCGGATGTTCAACTCATACAAAAGATACTCATCTCTCTCCCAACCAAGTTCGATAGCATAGTTAGTGTGTTGGAGCAAACAAGCGATTTGACTTCAACAAAGATGACAGAGTTGATCGGGATTTTGAAGGCTCATGAAGCAAGGTTGGCTGCAAGAGAAGAAAGCACCAATGAAGGAGCATTTGATGCTCGTGTTAAGCACGGAAATTCTGGTGTTACATCAGACAACTCAAAGCGCCGAGGAAGCAAGAAGTGGTGTGGTTACTGCAAGAAGAACAATCATACCGAGAGCGAGTGTCTGAAGAAATAGAAGAAGGATGATCCAAAGAAGGATCACCGAAGTAACAAGGAGTGTTACAATTGTGCCAAGTTAGGCCACTTTGCAAATCAGTGCTactcaaagaagaaagagaaggcaCATTTCAGTCTCGAAGAAGACTCGAATGAAGATCACATGTTGTTCAGTGCGAGCGAAGCAGCAACAACAGTGATGGAAGATGTTTGGTTAGTAGACAGTGGAGCAACTAATCATATGACAAAGGAGGAGAATTACTTCTCAAGGCTTGATAGGAGCATCAAGTTTCCAATAAAAATTGGAAATGGAAGCACGGTCATGACAGCCGGTAAAGGTGACATTACCGTCATGACTAAAGGTGGCAAGAGGACCATCAGAAATGTGTTCTTGGTTCCGGGTTTGGCGAAATATTTGTTGAGTGTTCCACAAATTGTTTCAAGCGGATACCGGGTGAGTTTCCAAGAGAAGAGATGCATCATAGATGATGCAAAAGGAAGGAGGATAATGGATATCCCAATGACTCACAAAAGCTATCGAATCAGGATGAGTTCGGCTCAGGTAGAAGAAGCCATGAGCGCTAGTGAGCAAGGAAAGATGGAGACATGGCACAAGAGACTTGGTCATGTAGGCGACAAAAGGTTGCAACAAATGCAAGACAAAGACTTGGTAAAGGGGTTACCAAAGTTTTTAGTAAAGAAGGAAGCATGTGAAGCGTGTAGACTTGGAAAGCAATCACGCAAAAGCTTCCCAAAGGAATCTCAAACTAAGACAAGAGAAAAGCTTGAGATTGTACATACTGATGTATGTGGGCCGATGCAGCATCAATCCGTTGATGGAAGCCGATAC contains these protein-coding regions:
- the LOC111203157 gene encoding uncharacterized protein LOC111203157, which produces MKNQVIPIFDGEKYDFWSIKMTTILKTRKLWYVVEEGVASPPALVEETPETARARSLREEAMMNDTLALQILQTAVSDHIFSRIAAASTSKEAWDALKEEYEGSSQVRLIKLQTLRREYENLKMYENEDIKVFTDKIVELANQLTYHGEQKSDVQLIQKILISLPTKFDSIVSVLEQTSDLTSTKMTELIGILKAHEARLAAREESTNEGAFDARVKHGNSGVTSDNSKRRGSKKWCGYCKKNNHTESECLKK